In one Macaca fascicularis isolate 582-1 chromosome 6, T2T-MFA8v1.1 genomic region, the following are encoded:
- the ST8SIA4 gene encoding CMP-N-acetylneuraminate-poly-alpha-2,8-sialyltransferase isoform X4: MHKVSHLKRNLSPREEALSDPGANGARGRWAALEDKRELGHRRPQRSDPGIPLQALLAFYRFQPRDYLPKTESLYQEKVPELGQPGLSRAPKMRSIRKRWTICTISLLLIFYKTKEIARTEEHQETQLIGDGELSLSRSLVNSSDKIIRKAGSSIFQHNVEGWKINFSLVLEIRKNILRFLDAERDVSVVKSSFKPGDVIHYVLDRRRTLNISHDLHSLLPEVSPMKNRRFKTCAVVGNSGILLDSECGKEIDSHNFVISFFGLFSFLRKIS, translated from the exons ATGCACAAGGTGTCTCATCTGAAAAGAAACCTGAGCCCCAGGGAGGAGGCGCTGAGCGACCCTGGCGCGAACGGGGCGAGAGGTCGCTGGGCAGCGCTCGAGGACAAGAGGGAGCTCGGCCACAGAAGACCCCAGCGATCTGATCCTGGGATCCCGCTCCAAGCTCTCCTCGCATTTTACAGATTTCAACCCCGCGACTATCTCCCCAAAACGGAGTCTTTATATCAAGAGAAGGTGCCGGAGCTGGGGCAACCAGGACTTTCCCGGGCACCCAAGATGCGCTCCATTAGGAAGAGGTGGACGATCTGCACAATAAGTCTGCTCCTGATCTTTTATAAGACAAAAGAAATAGCAAGAACTGAGGAGCACCAGGAGACGCAACTCATCGG agatGGTGAATTGTCTTTGAGTCGGTCACTTGTCAATAGCTCTGATAAAATCATTCGAAAGGCTGGCTCTTCAATCTTCCAGCACAATGTAGAAGGTTGGAAAATCAATTTCTCTTTGGTCCTAGAGATAAG GAAGAACATACTTCGTTTCTTAGATGCAGAACGAGATGTCTCAGTGGTCAAGAGCAGTTTTAAGCCTGGTGATGTCATACACTATGTGCTTGATAGGCGCCGGACACTAAATATTTCTCATGATCTACATAGCCTCCTACCTGAAGTCTCACCAATGAAGAATCGCAGGTTTAAGACCTGTGCTGTTGTTGGAAATTCTGGCATTCTGCTAGACAGTGAATGTGGAAAGGAGATTGACAGTCACAATTTTGTAATAAG TTTTTTTGGATTGTTTTCGTTCCTTAGAAAAATTAGCTAA
- the ST8SIA4 gene encoding CMP-N-acetylneuraminate-poly-alpha-2,8-sialyltransferase isoform X3 has protein sequence MHKVSHLKRNLSPREEALSDPGANGARGRWAALEDKRELGHRRPQRSDPGIPLQALLAFYRFQPRDYLPKTESLYQEKVPELGQPGLSRAPKMRSIRKRWTICTISLLLIFYKTKEIARTEEHQETQLIGDGELSLSRSLVNSSDKIIRKAGSSIFQHNVEGWKINFSLVLEIRKNILRFLDAERDVSVVKSSFKPGDVIHYVLDRRRTLNISHDLHSLLPEVSPMKNRRFKTCAVVGNSGILLDSECGKEIDSHNFVIRPALQEILKEALNMERNNWSQPLQKHAKM, from the exons ATGCACAAGGTGTCTCATCTGAAAAGAAACCTGAGCCCCAGGGAGGAGGCGCTGAGCGACCCTGGCGCGAACGGGGCGAGAGGTCGCTGGGCAGCGCTCGAGGACAAGAGGGAGCTCGGCCACAGAAGACCCCAGCGATCTGATCCTGGGATCCCGCTCCAAGCTCTCCTCGCATTTTACAGATTTCAACCCCGCGACTATCTCCCCAAAACGGAGTCTTTATATCAAGAGAAGGTGCCGGAGCTGGGGCAACCAGGACTTTCCCGGGCACCCAAGATGCGCTCCATTAGGAAGAGGTGGACGATCTGCACAATAAGTCTGCTCCTGATCTTTTATAAGACAAAAGAAATAGCAAGAACTGAGGAGCACCAGGAGACGCAACTCATCGG agatGGTGAATTGTCTTTGAGTCGGTCACTTGTCAATAGCTCTGATAAAATCATTCGAAAGGCTGGCTCTTCAATCTTCCAGCACAATGTAGAAGGTTGGAAAATCAATTTCTCTTTGGTCCTAGAGATAAG GAAGAACATACTTCGTTTCTTAGATGCAGAACGAGATGTCTCAGTGGTCAAGAGCAGTTTTAAGCCTGGTGATGTCATACACTATGTGCTTGATAGGCGCCGGACACTAAATATTTCTCATGATCTACATAGCCTCCTACCTGAAGTCTCACCAATGAAGAATCGCAGGTTTAAGACCTGTGCTGTTGTTGGAAATTCTGGCATTCTGCTAGACAGTGAATGTGGAAAGGAGATTGACAGTCACAATTTTGTAATAAG